One window of Ziziphus jujuba cultivar Dongzao chromosome 5, ASM3175591v1 genomic DNA carries:
- the LOC107420075 gene encoding ethylene-responsive transcription factor ERF017, whose product MVKSAQMINSIDVSEQQQRSELSSKYKGVRKRKWGKWVSEIRLPNSRERIWLGSYDSPEKAARAFDAALFCLRGRNAKFNFPETPPEIAGGQSLSPQEIQVVAASFANDVIDKVEQPKDPPSDLGYQNDASSSSLSDGFGAVQADCSDMAIDWSFLGLLDSNHNVYDFDHFSGGLHCCGELSHPLPLLGPASHDTCYDRCEENGDEAFSQHSFLWNF is encoded by the coding sequence ATGGTTAAGTCTGCACAGATGATCAACTCCATTGATGTTTCGGAGCAGCAGCAGAGAAGTGAATTATCTTCCAAATACAAAGGGGTGAGAAAACGCAAATGGGGGAAATGGGTGTCAGAAATTCGGCTACCAAACAGTCGTGAGCGTATCTGGTTGGGGTCTTATGACTCGCCTGAGAAAGCAGCTAGGGCTTTCGATGCAGCCCTTTTCTGCTTACGTGGCCGCAATGCCAAGTTTAATTTCCCCGAGACTCCTCCCGAGATCGCCGGCGGTCAGTCCCTTAGTCCTCAGGAGATTCAAGTAGTCGCGGCTAGCTTTGCTAATGATGTTATTGACAAAGTAGAGCAGCCAAAGGACCCGCCGTCTGATTTAGGATATCAAAACGACGCGTCTTCTTCGTCGTTATCTGACGGGTTTGGAGCAGTCCAAGCGGATTGCAGTGACATGGCCATCGATTGGTCATTTTTGGGGTTGTTGGACTCCAATCACAACGTGTATGATTTTGACCATTTCTCTGGTGGATTGCATTGCTGTGGTGAATTATCTCATCCTCTTCCACTGCTTGGTCCTGCTTCTCATGATACCTGCTATGATAGATGTGAAGAAAATGGCGACGAAGCGTTTTCTCAGCATTCATTTCTTTGGAACTTTTAA